A genomic region of Corallococcus macrosporus contains the following coding sequences:
- a CDS encoding APC family permease has product MRRAVSRWEIVGFSINDVIGSGVYLLPAAAAANLGSASTGAVVLAGLAVLLLVLCFAEAASYFDKPGSAYLYTREAFGERVGFQVGWMTWLARVSSVASLSVGFSRALGFLWPAANSGLGQGLAIAVPLLALTAINVVGVKGGARTAVFLAVTKTVPLLVFIAVGLFSVSVPLATSVAPREGGNLGAAVLLLLFAYAGFENTAAPAGEFKNPRRDVPFALVVQIGVVTLIYTAVQWVALGTLPGVADAQTPLANAAARFLGGWGGLLMTVGGVLSILGTNSNTVLAGPRYLYALAQDGFGPAALATLHPRFRTPTAAILTQTAIALPLAFSGSFEVLATLSVVARLATYFGTAMAVPVLRRKLQAPANAFRIPGGPVIPFAAAALCVVFALSAERENLIAGAVALAVGFVLYRFQRKPDGKAALTSRETS; this is encoded by the coding sequence ATGCGGCGCGCGGTATCGCGCTGGGAAATCGTCGGGTTCTCCATCAACGACGTCATCGGCAGCGGCGTCTACCTGCTGCCCGCGGCGGCCGCCGCGAACCTGGGCTCGGCCAGCACGGGCGCGGTCGTGCTCGCGGGGCTGGCGGTGCTGCTGCTCGTGCTCTGCTTCGCGGAGGCGGCCAGCTACTTCGACAAGCCCGGCAGCGCCTATCTCTACACGCGTGAAGCCTTTGGCGAACGGGTGGGGTTCCAGGTCGGCTGGATGACGTGGCTGGCGCGCGTCTCGTCCGTGGCCTCGCTGTCCGTGGGCTTCTCCCGCGCGCTGGGCTTCCTGTGGCCCGCGGCGAACTCGGGTCTGGGCCAGGGCCTGGCCATCGCCGTGCCCCTGCTCGCGCTCACCGCCATCAACGTCGTGGGCGTGAAGGGCGGCGCTCGCACCGCGGTGTTCCTCGCCGTCACCAAGACGGTGCCCCTGCTGGTGTTCATCGCCGTGGGCCTCTTCTCCGTGTCCGTGCCGCTGGCGACGTCGGTGGCTCCCAGGGAGGGCGGCAACCTGGGGGCCGCGGTGCTGCTGCTGCTGTTCGCCTACGCCGGCTTCGAGAACACGGCGGCTCCGGCGGGTGAGTTCAAGAACCCCCGCCGCGACGTGCCCTTCGCGCTCGTCGTGCAGATTGGCGTGGTCACGCTCATCTACACGGCGGTGCAGTGGGTGGCGCTGGGCACGCTGCCCGGGGTCGCGGACGCGCAGACGCCGCTCGCGAACGCCGCCGCGCGGTTCCTTGGCGGCTGGGGTGGGCTCCTCATGACGGTGGGCGGGGTGCTGTCCATCCTGGGGACCAACAGCAACACCGTGCTCGCCGGGCCGCGCTACCTGTACGCGCTGGCACAGGATGGCTTTGGTCCCGCCGCGCTCGCCACGCTGCATCCGCGCTTCCGCACGCCGACGGCCGCCATCCTCACGCAGACGGCCATCGCGCTGCCCCTCGCGTTCTCCGGCTCGTTCGAGGTGCTCGCCACGCTCTCCGTGGTGGCCCGGCTGGCCACGTACTTCGGCACGGCCATGGCGGTGCCCGTGCTGCGCCGCAAGCTCCAGGCGCCCGCGAACGCGTTCCGCATCCCGGGCGGTCCGGTGATTCCCTTCGCCGCCGCCGCTCTGTGCGTCGTCTTCGCGCTGAGCGCGGAGCGGGAGAACCTCATCGCCGGGGCCGTCGCGCTCGCGGTGGGCTTCGTGCTCTACAGGTTCCAGCGCAAGCCGGACGGCAAGGCCGCGCTGACCTCCCGGGAGACGTCATGA
- a CDS encoding HlyD family efflux transporter periplasmic adaptor subunit, with protein MGGNPSIFRKEALEHYQQHGRQDGDVLRIAPEWTRAAYVLLVGLLVVAAVLCAVGTVSEYASGTALVRVERRTDVAAPLGGVVVSVAVQPGQRVSQGQLLVTLMSDDERNSLARIQYESDLHLVRYMRDLSDVSARQSLTALRAELELARSKLDARSLRAPVTGVVGDLRIQPGQYLTPGAQVASLVEDDAPVYLLALLPGYYRPFLRPGMPLRVELDGFRYDYREVPIESVGDQIIGPGELQRYLGPDLADAVKPEGPLVLVRARLPSRTFSREGRVFGYFDGMPAHAEVAVRSEPIFLTLIPGLKVLFPHDG; from the coding sequence GTGGGAGGCAATCCATCCATTTTCCGCAAGGAGGCGCTGGAGCACTACCAGCAGCATGGGCGGCAGGACGGGGATGTGCTGCGCATCGCTCCGGAATGGACCCGGGCGGCCTACGTGCTGCTGGTCGGCTTGCTGGTGGTGGCCGCGGTGCTCTGCGCGGTAGGCACCGTGTCCGAGTACGCCTCCGGGACCGCGCTCGTGCGGGTGGAGCGCCGCACGGACGTGGCTGCCCCCCTGGGGGGCGTCGTGGTGTCCGTCGCGGTCCAACCCGGCCAGCGCGTGTCCCAGGGCCAGCTGCTGGTGACGCTCATGTCCGACGACGAGCGCAACTCGCTGGCACGCATCCAGTACGAGTCAGACCTGCACCTGGTGCGATACATGCGCGACCTGTCGGATGTGTCGGCCCGTCAGTCATTGACCGCCCTGCGAGCGGAGCTGGAGCTGGCCCGCTCCAAGCTGGACGCGCGGTCGCTGCGAGCCCCGGTGACGGGCGTCGTGGGGGACCTGCGCATCCAGCCGGGGCAATACCTGACGCCGGGCGCGCAGGTGGCCTCGCTGGTGGAGGACGACGCTCCCGTGTACCTGCTGGCCTTGCTGCCCGGCTACTACCGCCCCTTCCTGCGTCCCGGCATGCCGCTGCGGGTCGAGCTGGACGGCTTCCGCTACGACTACCGGGAAGTGCCCATCGAGTCGGTGGGTGATCAGATCATCGGCCCGGGGGAGCTGCAGCGCTACCTGGGGCCCGACCTGGCGGACGCGGTCAAACCCGAGGGGCCGCTCGTGCTGGTGCGGGCCCGGCTGCCTTCGCGCACCTTCTCCCGGGAGGGGAGGGTGTTCGGGTACTTCGACGGCATGCCCGCCCACGCGGAGGTGGCGGTCCGCTCCGAGCCCATCTTCCTGACCCTCATCCCTGGACTCAAGGTGCTCTTCCCCCATGACGGTTGA
- a CDS encoding DUF6714 family protein, with translation MSSPSDSARDLAALARVRQAFAATPPPPASVGRPGLWFDEHGAPHTYDDPESEEAAGHFAGRPWTDFANAALLQWESTQSGLLHLSSQGRAYYLPAYLIALLTEVLDVDTFSALETVVDVLMPPDPRAPRSVPGGQGEAQWKALVQARITAFQDFVAALDGPQRAAVAAFLDAMVPRFGNTPPPNPARVALDEFWATWLPALSGV, from the coding sequence ATGAGCAGTCCGTCGGACTCCGCCCGGGACCTGGCGGCCCTGGCCCGGGTGCGTCAGGCCTTCGCCGCCACTCCGCCGCCCCCGGCTTCCGTGGGGCGGCCCGGGCTCTGGTTCGATGAGCACGGCGCGCCCCACACCTACGACGACCCGGAGTCGGAAGAGGCGGCGGGCCACTTCGCGGGCCGGCCGTGGACGGACTTCGCCAACGCGGCGCTCCTCCAGTGGGAGTCGACGCAGTCGGGGCTTCTGCACCTGTCGTCCCAGGGCCGCGCCTACTACCTGCCCGCGTACCTCATCGCGCTGCTCACCGAGGTGCTCGACGTGGACACGTTCTCCGCGCTGGAGACGGTGGTGGACGTGCTGATGCCCCCGGATCCGCGGGCCCCGCGCAGTGTGCCGGGCGGGCAGGGCGAAGCGCAGTGGAAGGCCCTGGTCCAGGCGCGCATCACCGCGTTCCAGGACTTCGTCGCCGCGCTGGACGGCCCCCAGCGCGCGGCGGTCGCGGCCTTCCTGGACGCCATGGTCCCCCGGTTCGGGAACACCCCGCCGCCCAATCCGGCACGCGTGGCGCTGGATGAGTTCTGGGCCACCTGGCTCCCGGCACTGTCTGGCGTTTGA
- a CDS encoding efflux RND transporter periplasmic adaptor subunit, with amino-acid sequence MVFRRLASALGLLLLVVVATMVGLRARTPEGSMDPRPSQPEPQLLTPDPLAATSSWLGVVIAEESVDLAASREGRVANIRVQVGDAVKQGEVVATLDVTAAQQELAVAEAELLSSRAELRTSQLALDEARERLVRRDSQEQLRTGAVSHEEVSTARYQEQTASAKLEVAQAQILEREAKVAQLRRNVTETSIRAPFQGVVASRFVATGAQIQAGQPILHLLRSGAVQVRFALPPADARHVAVGQRLLLEATDQQPMVRGRVIRVAPEVDVAAMKVFAVAELEAGPDAAPPAGTVVHVRVEPGSSPIGLPTVAGTASNHP; translated from the coding sequence ATGGTGTTCCGACGACTCGCCAGTGCACTGGGTCTCCTGCTCCTTGTCGTCGTGGCCACGATGGTTGGCTTGCGGGCCCGCACGCCCGAGGGCTCGATGGACCCACGGCCTTCCCAGCCGGAGCCCCAACTCCTGACGCCCGATCCCCTGGCCGCGACGAGCAGCTGGCTGGGCGTCGTCATCGCCGAGGAATCCGTCGACCTGGCCGCATCCCGGGAAGGGCGCGTGGCGAACATTCGCGTCCAGGTGGGGGATGCGGTGAAACAAGGTGAAGTGGTCGCGACGCTGGACGTCACGGCGGCCCAGCAGGAGCTGGCCGTCGCCGAGGCCGAGTTGCTGTCGAGCCGTGCCGAGCTGCGCACCTCGCAGCTCGCCCTGGACGAGGCGCGGGAGCGGCTGGTGCGGCGTGACTCCCAGGAGCAGCTGCGGACCGGGGCCGTTTCCCACGAAGAGGTGTCCACGGCCCGCTATCAGGAACAGACGGCTTCCGCGAAGCTGGAGGTCGCGCAGGCGCAGATCCTCGAGCGCGAAGCGAAGGTGGCCCAGCTTCGCCGCAACGTGACGGAGACCTCCATCCGCGCGCCCTTTCAAGGCGTGGTCGCGAGCCGGTTCGTGGCGACAGGGGCCCAGATCCAGGCGGGCCAGCCCATCCTCCACCTGTTGCGCAGTGGGGCCGTGCAGGTGCGCTTCGCCCTTCCTCCCGCGGATGCACGGCACGTCGCGGTGGGGCAACGGTTGTTGCTGGAGGCGACCGATCAACAACCGATGGTCAGGGGGCGCGTCATTCGCGTCGCGCCCGAAGTCGATGTCGCCGCGATGAAGGTCTTCGCGGTCGCGGAGCTGGAGGCCGGGCCTGACGCCGCGCCGCCAGCGGGCACGGTGGTGCATGTGCGGGTGGAGCCCGGGTCCTCACCCATCGGGCTGCCAACCGTAGCGGGGACTGCCTCGAACCATCCTTGA